ATGGGGCTGGTGCGCGAGGCGTACTGGGCGCTGTCGAACCTGTACATGACCGTGGCCACCCCGACCCTGGCCAATGCCGGCAAGGTCGGCGGGCAGCTCTCGTCGTGCTTCATCGACACCGTGGACGACAGCCTGCAGGGCATCTACGACTCCAACACCGACGTGGCGCGGGTGTCCAAGCACGGCGGTGGCGTAGGTGCCTACCTCGGCTATGTGCGCTCGGCCGGCGCGCCGATCCGTGGCGTGGCCAACTCCTCCGGCGGCGTGGTGCCGTGGATCAAGCAGCTCAACAACACCGCCGTGAGCGTGGACCAGCTGGGCCAGCGCAAGGGCGCGATCGCGGTGTACCTGGATGTGTGGCACCGCGACATCGAGGCCTTCCTGGACCTGCGCCTGAACAACGGTGACCAGCGCCTGCGTGCGCACGACGTGTTCACCTCGGTGTGCCTGCCCGACCTGTTCATGGAAGCGGTGGAACGCCGTGGCGACTGGTACCTGTTCGACCCGCACGAGGTGCACCGGATCAAGGGCTGGTACCTGCAGGATTTCCATGACGAAACGCGCGGCGAAGGCAATTTCCGCGAGCGCTATGCCGAGGTGGTGGCCGACGAACGGATCAGCCGGCGCACGCTCAAGGCCATCGACCTGTTCAAGCGGATCATGGTCAGCCAGCTGGAAACCGGTAATCCCTTCATGTTCTACCGCGACGAGGTCAACCGGAAGAACCCGAACAAGCATGCCGGCACGGTGTATTCCAGCAACCTGTGTACCGAGATCCTGCAGAACATGAGCCCCACCCGCATGATCCAGGAGATGATCAGCGGCGACCAGATCGTCACTACCCGCCAGGCCGGCGACTTCGTTGTGTGCAACCTGTCGTCGATCAACCTGGGCCGCGCGGTGACCGCAGCACCGGACCTGCTTTCCACAGATGTCCTGGAGCGGCTGGTGCCGATCCAGGTACGCATGCTCGACAACGTGATCGACCTCAACCAGCTGCCGGTGCCGCAGGCCACCATCACCAACCGCAAATACCGCGCCATCGGCCTGGGCACGTTCGGTTGGCACCACCTGCTGGCCCAGCAGCACATCCAGTGGGACAGCGTGCAGGCCGAGGACTACGCCGACAGCCTGTACGAGCGGATCAACTTCCTGTCGATCCAGGCCAGCCTGCAGCTGGCGCAGGAAAAGGGACGGTACAGCGCGTTTGCCGGCAGCGACTGGCAGACCGGCGCGTACTTCCGCGCGCGCGGCTACGACAGCCCGGCGTGGCAGGCACTGGCGGCACAGGTGGCCACGCACGGGTTGCGCAATGGCTGGCTGCTGGCGGTGGCGCCGAACATGAGTACGGCACAGATCGCCGGTTCCAGCGCGTCGATCGATCCGGTGTACGGGGCGTTCTATTACGAGGAGAAGAAGGACTTCCGCCGCCCGGTGGCCGCGCCGGGGTTGTCGCTGGAAACCTACCCGTATTACGAAAAGGGCGCGTACCGGCTGGACCAGTTCGCCAGCATCCGCCAGAACGCGCGACGGCAGCGCCATGTCGACCAGTCGATCAGCTTCAACCTGTACGTGCCGAGCACGATCCGTGCGAGCACGTTGTTGGCGCTGCATATGAGTGCCTGGAAGGAAGGATTGAAGACCACGTATTACGTGCGGTCGAACGACATTGATATTGAAGAATGCGATTGGTGTTCGTCCTGACCGTGTGTTGTGCAGCCACGCAGGGCGTGGCTCTACCGCAATCCGGCTAGACGATCCGAGACCCCGTAGTGCCGGCCGCCGGCCGGCTCCCGGCAAACGCCCGAACCCCAGGAACCCCCATGTCCACCCCGCTTGAACGCATCAAGAT
This portion of the Stenotrophomonas aracearum genome encodes:
- a CDS encoding ribonucleoside-diphosphate reductase subunit alpha, encoding MHDDHTAATTLLSDAPVAEAGHAPLWITKEAGNRRMPFDPARLERALRSVHAHFPTLDLADYLRAVLALIQRRPQLSADDLVDLLIREAESRIDLVAPDWEHFAARLYLRRLYKRASRNRFYDAALRYGSYVGLQESLADRNVYSIDILKAYSKEELEEAGQMIEPERDHLFAYNGLYLLATRYLATDHSRGVFELPQERWLTIALYLMQHEHLQGDRSRKRRMGLVREAYWALSNLYMTVATPTLANAGKVGGQLSSCFIDTVDDSLQGIYDSNTDVARVSKHGGGVGAYLGYVRSAGAPIRGVANSSGGVVPWIKQLNNTAVSVDQLGQRKGAIAVYLDVWHRDIEAFLDLRLNNGDQRLRAHDVFTSVCLPDLFMEAVERRGDWYLFDPHEVHRIKGWYLQDFHDETRGEGNFRERYAEVVADERISRRTLKAIDLFKRIMVSQLETGNPFMFYRDEVNRKNPNKHAGTVYSSNLCTEILQNMSPTRMIQEMISGDQIVTTRQAGDFVVCNLSSINLGRAVTAAPDLLSTDVLERLVPIQVRMLDNVIDLNQLPVPQATITNRKYRAIGLGTFGWHHLLAQQHIQWDSVQAEDYADSLYERINFLSIQASLQLAQEKGRYSAFAGSDWQTGAYFRARGYDSPAWQALAAQVATHGLRNGWLLAVAPNMSTAQIAGSSASIDPVYGAFYYEEKKDFRRPVAAPGLSLETYPYYEKGAYRLDQFASIRQNARRQRHVDQSISFNLYVPSTIRASTLLALHMSAWKEGLKTTYYVRSNDIDIEECDWCSS